One Calliopsis andreniformis isolate RMS-2024a chromosome 9, iyCalAndr_principal, whole genome shotgun sequence genomic window carries:
- the LOC143183586 gene encoding LOW QUALITY PROTEIN: uncharacterized protein LOC143183586 (The sequence of the model RefSeq protein was modified relative to this genomic sequence to represent the inferred CDS: substituted 1 base at 1 genomic stop codon), with the protein MALSIALPLSGLEPELFSTLGTRILYEQGLRTLTGCGPISPSTSSESSGVGSLVPSIESTTPEQTPANSRPETPEENSKKQGKHSNRTTELNFVLXPVPQVRIYYKERDILNLGANIREPFWQMRVPMMPRYDFKSFMENRSVYYRLGEHGLTEDYPVRSCKECGFSEPSPYLF; encoded by the exons ATGGCACTATCGATAGCCCTACCACTTTCTGGCCTGGAACCTGAGCTCTTCAGCACGCTGGGAACGAGAATTCTGTACGAACAAGGTTTAAGAACTTTGACTGGCTGTGGACCGATTTCACCGAGTACCAGTAGTGAATCGAGTGGAGTCGGTAGCCTTGTGCCTTCTATCGAATCGACGACACCGGAACAAACGCCAGCTAATTCCAGGCCAGAAACGCCCGAGGAAAACTCCAAAAAGCAAGGCAAG CATTCAAACCGAACGACTGAATTGAACTTTGTTTTGTAGCCAGTTCCACAGGTTCGTATTTACTACAAGGAACGAGATATACTGAATTTAGGAGCGAATATTAGGGAACCATTCTGGCAAATGAGAGTTCCCATGATGCCGCGATACGACTTTAAGAGTTTTATGGAAAATCGGTCGGTGTACTATCGCTTGGGCGAGCACGGCTTAACTGAAGATTATCCAGTG AGGAGCTGCAAAGAGTGTGGCTTTAGCGAACCATCGCCATACTTATTTTAA